From Agrobacterium tumefaciens, a single genomic window includes:
- a CDS encoding ribosome-associated ATPase/putative transporter RbbA, whose product MVSAMAERLEAKMEIEPVARLSGVRLAFKNTVALDSISVEIPAGRMIGLIGPDGVGKSSLLSLVSGARAIQTGKVEVLGGDMSSARHREDTCPRIAYMPQGLGKNLYPTLSVFENIDFFGRLFGQDGKERQARIADLLKSTGLEPFADRPAMKLSGGMKQKLGLCCALIHDPDLLILDEPTTGVDPLSRRQFWELIDTIRAGRPGMSVIVATAYMEEAAGFDWLVAMDAGKILATGSPDELLKRTSAANLDAAFIALLPETKRQGYQEVHIAPRQASDDGDYAIEASHLSMRFGDFTAVDNVSFKIPRGEIFGFLGSNGCGKSTTMKMLTGLLAASEGEAKLFGHTVDASDMAIRHRVGYMSQAFSLYSELTVRQNLDLHARLFKLPEKTIGPRIEEMAKRFDLGDVMENLPDDLPLGIRQRLSLAVAMIHSPDILILDEPTSGVDPVARDGFWQILAELSRNDNVTIFISTHFMNEAERCDRISLMHAGKVLISDTPEGITKSRNAATLEDAFIAYLEDASGITKTDAAAAPPVAVVQTTHAPPSKKRFFDFRRMFSYTRREALELQRDPIRGTLAVLGSVILMFVIGYGINLDVEDLTFAVLDRDDSTISRDYVLDIAGSRYFIEKEPIRDYADMDRRMRDGELSLAIEIPPGFGRDVLRGKTVEVGAWIDGAMPQRAETVRGYVQGMHQGWLTRKATELYGSAATQNSFSIETRYRYNPDVKSLVAMVPAVIPLLLMLIPAMLSALSVVREKELGSIVNLYVTPTTRLEFLIGKQLPYVALGMLNFLLLTAFAIFIFRVPFTGSYLAYATGALLFVIIATSIGLVMSSFMKSQIAAIFGTALLTLIPATQYSGMIDPVSSLRGAGAVIGEIYPATYFMTISRGTFSKALDFAGLYGSFVPLLIAVPVLLVAGAALLRKQAS is encoded by the coding sequence ATGGTTTCCGCCATGGCTGAGCGTTTGGAAGCGAAAATGGAAATTGAACCGGTCGCGCGACTGAGTGGTGTGCGGCTGGCCTTCAAGAATACAGTGGCACTCGACAGCATTTCCGTCGAAATTCCAGCCGGGCGCATGATTGGCCTCATCGGTCCCGATGGCGTTGGAAAATCGTCTCTTCTGTCGCTGGTGTCGGGTGCGAGGGCTATCCAGACAGGTAAGGTTGAGGTGCTGGGCGGTGATATGTCGAGCGCCCGCCACCGCGAAGATACCTGCCCACGCATTGCCTACATGCCGCAAGGCCTTGGAAAGAACCTCTATCCGACATTGTCGGTGTTCGAAAATATTGACTTCTTTGGCCGGCTTTTTGGCCAGGACGGCAAGGAGCGCCAGGCCCGTATTGCCGATCTCCTGAAAAGTACCGGACTTGAACCGTTCGCCGACAGGCCAGCCATGAAACTTTCTGGCGGCATGAAACAGAAGCTCGGTCTTTGTTGTGCCCTGATCCACGATCCGGACCTTCTGATCCTCGACGAACCGACGACAGGTGTCGACCCGCTCTCGCGCCGGCAATTCTGGGAATTGATCGACACAATTCGCGCTGGTCGCCCGGGCATGAGCGTGATTGTCGCCACCGCCTACATGGAGGAAGCCGCCGGCTTCGATTGGCTCGTCGCGATGGATGCGGGCAAAATCCTGGCTACGGGTTCGCCAGACGAACTCCTCAAGCGCACGTCGGCCGCCAATCTCGACGCAGCATTTATTGCCCTTCTGCCAGAGACGAAGCGACAGGGGTATCAGGAGGTGCATATTGCACCGCGCCAGGCATCAGATGACGGCGATTATGCGATTGAAGCCTCGCATCTGAGCATGCGTTTCGGGGATTTTACAGCGGTCGACAATGTCAGCTTCAAAATCCCGCGCGGCGAGATATTCGGCTTTCTTGGCTCGAATGGCTGTGGCAAATCCACCACCATGAAGATGCTAACGGGATTGCTTGCCGCCAGCGAGGGCGAAGCGAAGCTGTTCGGCCACACTGTAGATGCGAGCGACATGGCGATCCGCCACCGCGTCGGCTACATGAGCCAGGCATTTTCACTCTACTCAGAGCTGACGGTACGTCAAAACCTCGATCTGCATGCGCGACTTTTCAAGTTGCCGGAAAAAACCATTGGGCCCCGCATAGAGGAGATGGCGAAGCGCTTTGATCTCGGTGACGTCATGGAAAATCTTCCGGATGACCTGCCACTCGGGATCCGCCAGAGATTGTCTCTTGCTGTTGCCATGATCCACTCTCCCGACATCCTGATCCTTGACGAGCCCACGTCGGGCGTCGATCCGGTGGCGCGCGACGGTTTCTGGCAAATCCTTGCCGAGCTGTCCCGCAACGACAATGTGACCATCTTCATCTCGACCCATTTCATGAACGAGGCGGAACGGTGTGACCGAATTTCGTTGATGCATGCCGGCAAGGTGCTGATTAGTGATACCCCGGAAGGGATCACGAAAAGCCGCAACGCAGCGACGCTCGAAGACGCATTTATCGCCTATCTTGAAGATGCCTCGGGCATCACGAAAACGGACGCCGCTGCCGCGCCTCCAGTCGCCGTTGTCCAGACAACCCACGCACCCCCTTCAAAAAAGCGCTTTTTCGATTTCAGGCGGATGTTCAGCTATACCCGTCGCGAGGCTCTGGAACTGCAACGTGACCCGATCCGCGGCACGCTCGCCGTCCTTGGCAGCGTGATACTGATGTTTGTTATCGGCTACGGCATCAACCTCGATGTCGAGGATCTGACCTTTGCCGTTCTGGACCGCGATGATTCCACGATCAGTCGAGATTATGTCCTGGATATCGCCGGTTCCCGGTACTTCATCGAGAAAGAGCCAATCCGTGACTATGCCGATATGGACCGGCGAATGCGTGATGGCGAGCTGAGCCTCGCCATTGAAATTCCGCCTGGTTTCGGGCGTGACGTTTTGCGTGGCAAAACGGTTGAAGTCGGGGCGTGGATCGATGGCGCCATGCCGCAACGCGCGGAGACCGTGCGCGGTTACGTTCAGGGAATGCACCAGGGGTGGCTGACGCGCAAAGCGACTGAACTTTATGGTAGTGCTGCAACACAGAATTCCTTCAGCATCGAAACTCGCTACCGATATAATCCTGATGTGAAGAGCCTGGTGGCCATGGTGCCGGCAGTCATTCCGCTCCTCCTCATGCTCATTCCGGCCATGTTGTCGGCATTGAGCGTTGTACGCGAGAAGGAACTGGGGTCGATCGTCAACTTGTACGTCACGCCAACGACGCGACTGGAGTTTCTGATCGGCAAGCAGCTTCCATATGTCGCTCTCGGCATGCTGAACTTCCTGCTTTTGACGGCCTTTGCGATCTTTATTTTCCGGGTACCGTTTACTGGAAGCTATCTCGCCTATGCGACAGGGGCGCTGCTCTTCGTCATCATCGCCACATCGATCGGTCTCGTCATGTCGTCGTTCATGAAGAGCCAGATTGCCGCGATCTTCGGGACTGCACTTCTGACACTGATCCCTGCGACCCAGTATTCCGGCATGATAGATCCCGTCTCGTCATTGCGCGGAGCTGGCGCTGTTATCGGCGAGATCTATCCCGCGACCTACTTCATGACGATTTCACGCGGCACTTTCTCGAAGGCACTTGATTTTGCCGGACTATACGGGTCCTTCGTGCCCCTCCTGATTGCCGTGCCGGTCCTGCTTGTTGCCGGAGCCGCACTTTTGAGGAAACAGGCGTCATGA
- a CDS encoding HlyD family efflux transporter periplasmic adaptor subunit — MSKKGLLIGLAVLVLAAVAYVSWSKLTGEGLPSGFIASNGRIEAVEIDISTKTAGRLQDIVVREGDFVKAGQVLAQMDTAQLEAKKRQAEAQLRRAKIAIDTAHSLVAQREAEKTSALAVVEQRKAQLDSASKTYTRSRQLLTGNAVSQQIVDDNEAAELSARATLASAEASLAASDAAINAAKAQIVDAEAAVDAAQADIESIETDIKDATLVSPRDGRVQYRIAQPGEVLSAGGRVLNLVDLGDVYMTFFLPTAEAGRTSIGSDVRLILDAAPQYTIPAKVSFVADVAQFTPKTVETEEERQKLTFRVRAQIPLELLQKYIQYVKTGLPGMAYVRLDPNAAWPENLERNLVK, encoded by the coding sequence ATGTCGAAAAAAGGCTTGCTCATTGGTCTGGCAGTTCTTGTTCTTGCTGCCGTCGCATATGTTTCCTGGTCAAAATTGACAGGTGAGGGATTACCTTCCGGCTTCATTGCCAGCAATGGCCGTATCGAAGCAGTCGAAATCGACATCTCCACGAAAACTGCAGGACGCCTTCAGGATATCGTTGTGCGCGAGGGTGATTTCGTCAAGGCCGGTCAGGTTTTGGCGCAAATGGATACTGCCCAGCTCGAAGCCAAGAAACGACAGGCGGAAGCCCAGCTTCGCCGGGCGAAAATCGCGATCGATACAGCCCATAGCCTTGTTGCGCAGCGGGAAGCCGAGAAGACATCAGCTTTGGCTGTGGTGGAGCAACGTAAGGCGCAGCTCGATTCTGCTTCAAAGACTTACACGCGCTCCAGACAGTTGCTGACCGGTAATGCGGTTTCGCAACAGATTGTCGATGATAACGAGGCGGCCGAGCTCTCGGCACGTGCTACGCTCGCCTCGGCAGAGGCCTCGCTTGCAGCCTCCGATGCCGCAATCAATGCAGCCAAGGCTCAGATTGTCGATGCTGAGGCGGCCGTTGACGCCGCACAGGCTGATATCGAAAGCATTGAGACAGATATCAAGGATGCTACGCTGGTCTCGCCGCGTGATGGCCGCGTCCAGTACCGGATCGCGCAGCCCGGCGAGGTTCTTTCGGCCGGCGGGCGGGTCCTCAATCTTGTCGACCTCGGCGATGTCTACATGACGTTCTTCCTCCCGACAGCGGAGGCTGGTCGGACATCGATCGGTTCCGATGTTCGCCTCATTCTGGATGCCGCGCCGCAATACACGATCCCGGCCAAGGTGTCTTTCGTGGCGGATGTCGCGCAATTCACACCAAAAACGGTCGAAACCGAGGAGGAGCGCCAGAAACTGACGTTCCGCGTCCGTGCCCAGATTCCCCTGGAACTGCTGCAGAAATATATCCAGTACGTGAAAACAGGTCTGCCTGGCATGGCTTACGTCCGGCTTGATCCGAATGCCGCCTGGCCGGAGAACCTTGAACGCAACCTCGTCAAGTGA
- a CDS encoding class I SAM-dependent methyltransferase, producing the protein MNMLAFAINAAERAPLSDSVTLAGIDYLCARTKRRLARISPEAEAAFVAGMAGFPVATHTNDANRQHYEVPPEFFSLVLGTHRKYSCCFYADETTSLGGAEIAALAETVDHAGLADGMDILELGCGWGSLSLYIAARYPNARITSVSNSKSQRRYILDLAAARGLSNLSVVTADMNDFATEGKFDRVVSVEMFEHMSNWRALFERVHGWLKPEGKFFLHVFNHRNRSYRFDHNNPADWIARHFFTGGIMPAFDLPRRFGDLFRVEEEWRWSGVHYQRTALHWLENFDRKAAQIEPILNKTYGEDAVLWNRRWRLFFLATAGLFGHENGNVWGVGHYLMRPS; encoded by the coding sequence ATGAACATGCTTGCCTTTGCCATCAACGCTGCTGAACGCGCCCCCTTAAGTGATAGCGTGACGCTTGCCGGAATAGATTATCTCTGTGCAAGAACGAAGCGAAGGCTTGCCCGTATTTCTCCCGAAGCCGAAGCTGCTTTTGTTGCCGGCATGGCAGGCTTTCCTGTCGCGACCCATACCAATGACGCGAACCGGCAGCATTATGAGGTCCCGCCGGAGTTCTTTTCGCTAGTCCTCGGCACGCATCGCAAATATTCCTGCTGCTTCTATGCCGATGAGACAACCAGCCTTGGCGGAGCTGAAATTGCGGCGCTGGCAGAGACCGTGGATCACGCCGGTCTCGCTGACGGCATGGATATCCTGGAGCTTGGATGTGGATGGGGCTCGCTGTCGCTTTACATAGCTGCCCGCTATCCAAATGCGCGCATCACATCTGTCTCGAATTCCAAATCTCAGCGTCGATACATCCTCGACCTCGCCGCGGCACGCGGGCTGTCAAATCTTTCCGTGGTGACGGCCGATATGAATGACTTTGCAACAGAGGGAAAATTCGATCGGGTCGTCTCGGTCGAGATGTTCGAACATATGTCGAACTGGCGGGCGTTGTTCGAACGGGTCCATGGCTGGCTGAAGCCGGAGGGCAAGTTCTTCCTTCACGTCTTCAACCATAGAAATCGGTCCTACCGGTTCGACCATAACAATCCCGCAGACTGGATCGCTCGCCACTTTTTCACAGGCGGTATCATGCCCGCTTTCGATCTGCCGCGCCGGTTTGGCGATCTCTTTCGCGTCGAGGAAGAGTGGCGCTGGTCTGGTGTCCACTATCAACGCACAGCGCTGCACTGGCTTGAGAATTTCGATCGAAAAGCAGCGCAGATCGAGCCAATACTGAATAAAACCTACGGCGAAGACGCTGTACTCTGGAACCGCCGGTGGCGACTGTTCTTCCTTGCGACGGCCGGATTGTTCGGTCATGAGAACGGCAATGTCTGGGGTGTCGGTCATTACCTGATGCGCCCGTCTTAA
- a CDS encoding DUF1295 domain-containing protein, protein MDWQVLASLAIFLSLLMAAAFSVQRVTGSSGWIDTIWSAGVGLAGAVAAVLAEGADWRNFAVLALVIVWSLRLASHIGTRTSGGGEDPRYARLLEEWGEKASMRLFFFLQVQALAAFVLVLAVYLAASNTAAFPRLIDITALLIGAFAVAGEASSDAQLSAFKKTPQAKTEICETGFWRYSRHPNYFFEWLFWCSFPLLAVGALPLSWLSLVAPLMMYWLLVHVSGIPPLEEHMLKSRGTRFRDLQSRVNAFFPGPRKTGGRP, encoded by the coding sequence ATGGATTGGCAGGTACTGGCATCTCTCGCGATATTCCTGTCGCTTCTCATGGCGGCGGCATTCTCGGTTCAACGGGTCACAGGCTCAAGCGGCTGGATTGACACAATCTGGTCTGCCGGCGTTGGTCTCGCGGGTGCTGTGGCTGCTGTTCTTGCAGAAGGTGCGGACTGGCGAAATTTCGCTGTTCTTGCGCTCGTGATTGTCTGGTCCTTAAGGCTCGCAAGTCACATCGGCACGCGCACCAGCGGCGGTGGCGAAGATCCACGTTATGCACGTTTGCTGGAGGAGTGGGGCGAGAAAGCCAGCATGCGGCTCTTCTTTTTCCTGCAGGTGCAGGCGCTGGCTGCCTTCGTCCTGGTTCTTGCGGTCTACCTCGCTGCTTCAAACACAGCTGCATTTCCGCGGCTCATCGATATCACCGCGCTGCTGATCGGAGCATTCGCAGTGGCCGGCGAAGCTTCATCCGATGCCCAGCTATCGGCTTTCAAGAAAACACCGCAGGCAAAAACCGAGATATGCGAGACTGGCTTCTGGCGGTATTCCCGACATCCAAACTACTTTTTTGAATGGTTGTTCTGGTGCAGTTTCCCGCTTCTGGCAGTCGGTGCTTTGCCGTTGTCATGGCTTTCGCTCGTCGCTCCTTTGATGATGTACTGGCTGCTGGTCCATGTTTCCGGCATCCCGCCTCTGGAGGAGCATATGCTGAAATCCCGCGGCACCAGGTTCCGTGACCTGCAAAGTCGTGTGAATGCCTTTTTCCCTGGACCACGCAAGACCGGAGGTCGTCCATGA
- a CDS encoding NAD(P)/FAD-dependent oxidoreductase: MTETGTSDQKRGLKIAVIGTGISGLSAAWLLSKRHQVTVFEAASRIGGHSNTVDFESVSGPVSVDTGFIVYNEVTYPNLTALFKELDVPTTASNMSFAVSLNEGAFEYAGGTRFGLFAQKSNLLRPRFWNMLADLLRFYRDAPGDLPEMGNMSIDEYLTRHRYGSAFRDDHLYPMAAAIWSTPAMDVGRYPAAQFVKFCHNHGLLLLRNRPQWRTVTGGSREYVRRITTGFSDRIRLSTRVTEIRRTPDGIAITDGFGRKHQFDDVVIATHADQALEMLSDATHAEKNILGAFSYTKNRAVLHTDADLMPKRRAAWSSWNYVTHTNNTNRQPTITYWMNRLQPLGHAPETFVTLNPVREPSAQSIVCEEIYDHPVFDEHTERAQRHLWALQGYRNTWFCGAYFGSGFHEDGIQAGLAVAEDLGGIRRPWQVKNESSRIVRRPLAGRPNREEWMEAPA, translated from the coding sequence ATGACCGAAACTGGAACGTCCGATCAGAAACGAGGCCTTAAAATAGCGGTCATCGGTACGGGTATCTCCGGCCTCTCTGCCGCGTGGCTGCTCTCCAAACGTCACCAGGTGACGGTGTTTGAGGCCGCGAGCCGGATCGGCGGCCACAGCAACACTGTTGATTTCGAAAGTGTGAGTGGCCCGGTTTCGGTCGACACAGGCTTTATTGTCTACAATGAGGTGACCTATCCCAATCTGACGGCTCTTTTCAAAGAACTCGACGTCCCAACGACGGCATCCAACATGTCCTTTGCCGTATCACTGAACGAAGGTGCGTTCGAATATGCAGGCGGAACCCGTTTTGGGCTCTTCGCACAAAAGAGCAATTTGCTGCGGCCACGGTTCTGGAACATGCTGGCAGATCTCTTGCGGTTTTACCGCGATGCCCCAGGCGACCTGCCAGAGATGGGCAATATGTCAATCGACGAGTATCTCACACGCCATCGATATGGCTCTGCATTTCGTGATGATCATCTCTATCCGATGGCAGCTGCCATATGGTCTACACCTGCGATGGACGTCGGGCGCTACCCGGCAGCGCAGTTCGTGAAGTTCTGCCACAACCACGGCCTGCTTTTGCTGCGCAACCGCCCCCAGTGGCGCACTGTTACCGGTGGAAGTCGCGAGTATGTCAGACGCATCACCACGGGTTTTAGTGACAGGATCCGGCTGTCGACCCGTGTGACGGAGATCCGCCGGACACCGGATGGTATTGCGATAACAGACGGTTTCGGACGAAAACATCAATTCGACGACGTGGTGATCGCAACCCATGCGGACCAGGCACTTGAGATGCTGTCGGATGCCACACACGCGGAAAAGAACATTCTTGGGGCCTTCAGCTACACAAAAAACCGCGCGGTTCTTCACACGGACGCGGACCTGATGCCCAAGCGGCGGGCCGCGTGGTCGAGTTGGAATTACGTCACCCATACGAACAACACCAACCGCCAGCCGACCATCACCTACTGGATGAACAGGCTCCAACCTCTGGGCCACGCGCCCGAGACGTTCGTCACACTCAACCCCGTTCGCGAACCCTCTGCGCAGAGCATCGTTTGCGAAGAGATTTACGATCATCCCGTTTTCGATGAACACACCGAGCGCGCACAACGTCATTTGTGGGCTCTTCAGGGCTACCGGAACACGTGGTTCTGCGGCGCGTATTTCGGTTCCGGTTTTCATGAAGATGGCATTCAGGCAGGTCTTGCCGTCGCTGAAGACCTTGGCGGTATCAGACGCCCCTGGCAGGTTAAAAACGAAAGTAGCCGCATTGTCCGGCGTCCCCTTGCTGGAAGGCCAAACCGCGAGGAATGGATGGAGGCACCGGCATGA
- a CDS encoding DUF1365 family protein: MNEPLASAIFPGHVTHVRFKPREHRLSYRIYSLLIDLDELGTLNRRLRLFSVDRFNLFSFFPKDRGDRSGDDLRGQIENAMKAAGIEPDGGPIRLLTMPRLLGWSFNPLSEFFCYRRDGSLAAILWEVENTFGERHSYLIPVETDNGNDIVQRCDKRFYVSPFMEMDLHYTFHVSPPGETLKIRIDTFDAEGIVLRARHLARRAALTDGALLRAFFMIPFLTLKVIGGIHWEALKIWLKGVTLKKRPPPPRTPISFIRPSPNQTEAKIHDPV, encoded by the coding sequence ATGAACGAGCCCCTCGCCTCAGCCATTTTTCCAGGACATGTCACGCATGTGCGGTTCAAACCCAGGGAACACCGGCTTAGCTACCGGATTTACTCGCTCCTCATCGACCTCGATGAACTGGGCACACTCAACAGGCGTTTGAGGCTGTTCTCGGTTGACCGTTTCAATCTGTTTTCGTTCTTCCCTAAAGATCGAGGCGACAGAAGTGGCGATGACCTGCGCGGGCAGATCGAAAATGCAATGAAAGCGGCGGGTATTGAGCCAGACGGCGGACCCATCAGATTGCTGACCATGCCACGCCTCCTCGGCTGGTCTTTTAATCCACTTTCTGAGTTTTTCTGCTACAGGCGCGACGGTTCACTGGCCGCAATTTTATGGGAGGTCGAGAACACCTTCGGTGAGCGTCATTCCTACCTCATCCCGGTTGAGACAGATAATGGCAACGACATCGTCCAACGCTGCGACAAACGGTTTTATGTCTCTCCCTTCATGGAGATGGATCTTCACTACACGTTTCATGTAAGCCCACCCGGTGAGACGCTTAAAATCCGTATCGACACCTTCGACGCTGAGGGAATTGTCCTGAGAGCGCGCCACCTAGCCCGCCGTGCGGCGCTGACAGATGGTGCTCTTTTGAGAGCGTTTTTCATGATCCCGTTTCTGACGCTAAAAGTCATCGGCGGCATTCACTGGGAAGCTTTGAAAATCTGGCTCAAAGGCGTGACGTTGAAGAAACGTCCTCCGCCTCCTCGAACCCCCATTTCCTTTATCCGCCCTTCACCAAACCAAACCGAGGCCAAAATCCATGACCCCGTTTGA
- a CDS encoding class I SAM-dependent methyltransferase: MTPFENLTEISAANPASTRPIGMGGWLMKRLLNRITTGRLRVILPDGASVEKCGENSGQEATFIIHRWRALRRLVLNGDIGFADGYIAGDWSTPDLTALIRFAAQNRQALRGSMRGSLPMRLANRLAHSLNANTKNGSRRNIEAHYDLGNEFYRQWLDPSMLYSSAVFDETTSTLEDAQANKLRRITEKLHLSGGETILEIGCGWGALATHLAREHDAKVTGITLSPSQLAFANDAVTKAGQSDRIDLRLQDYRDTRGRFDRIVSIEMFEAVGEAYWPSYFETLKRCLKPGGRAVLQVISIDEDRFETYRRKADFIQRYIFPGGFLPSQNAIEKSVEKSGLKLCEKELFGLSYARTLAEWRLRFDAKWQTIALLGFDDRFRRLWDYYLCYCEAGFAEGAIDVGFYVIENSERYQTSSSVEHERGVL; this comes from the coding sequence ATGACCCCGTTTGAAAACCTGACTGAAATTTCTGCTGCGAATCCAGCGAGCACACGGCCGATCGGCATGGGTGGCTGGTTGATGAAGCGGCTCTTGAACAGGATTACCACTGGAAGATTGCGTGTCATCTTGCCGGATGGAGCATCAGTGGAAAAATGCGGTGAAAACTCGGGTCAGGAGGCCACATTCATAATCCATCGCTGGCGCGCGCTGAGACGACTGGTGCTCAATGGTGATATCGGGTTCGCAGATGGTTACATAGCCGGCGACTGGTCTACCCCTGACCTCACGGCCCTCATCCGTTTTGCCGCCCAAAATCGCCAAGCACTACGCGGTTCAATGCGGGGCAGCCTGCCGATGCGCCTGGCAAACCGTCTCGCCCATAGTCTGAACGCCAATACCAAGAATGGCAGTAGACGGAATATCGAAGCGCACTATGACCTCGGCAACGAGTTTTATCGCCAGTGGCTCGACCCCTCGATGCTCTATTCTTCTGCCGTTTTTGACGAGACCACATCGACGCTGGAAGATGCCCAGGCCAACAAACTTCGGCGAATTACGGAAAAGCTTCACTTGTCCGGGGGCGAGACCATTCTTGAAATCGGTTGCGGATGGGGAGCGCTTGCGACGCACCTGGCACGCGAACATGACGCGAAGGTCACCGGTATCACGCTTTCACCGTCACAACTGGCTTTTGCCAACGACGCCGTTACAAAAGCAGGTCAATCTGACCGCATTGATCTCAGGCTCCAGGATTATCGCGATACACGTGGGCGTTTCGATCGCATCGTCTCAATCGAAATGTTCGAGGCTGTCGGCGAAGCCTACTGGCCGAGCTATTTCGAAACGCTGAAAAGGTGCCTGAAGCCTGGCGGTCGGGCGGTGCTGCAAGTGATCTCCATTGACGAAGATCGCTTTGAAACCTATCGGCGCAAGGCTGATTTCATCCAGCGCTATATTTTCCCTGGCGGCTTCCTTCCATCGCAGAACGCCATTGAGAAATCAGTCGAAAAATCAGGCCTAAAACTCTGTGAAAAGGAACTTTTTGGGCTTTCTTATGCACGAACTTTGGCTGAATGGCGGCTCCGTTTTGATGCGAAATGGCAGACGATTGCGCTGCTCGGCTTCGATGATCGTTTCAGGCGTCTCTGGGACTATTATCTCTGCTACTGCGAAGCGGGTTTTGCAGAGGGAGCGATCGACGTCGGCTTTTACGTCATCGAGAACAGTGAGCGCTATCAGACTTCGTCAAGCGTTGAGCATGAGAGAGGCGTGTTATGA
- a CDS encoding DUF2147 domain-containing protein → MKRVVVMGTVAILLASAATSIHAGELDGDWARGDGNAKVRIAPCGENICATNTWIKPGTPREKAGDQLIMDIKPDAAGGYSGTAFDPQRDKSYRLSITISGNSMTTKGCIVAGLLCKGINWTRID, encoded by the coding sequence ATGAAACGCGTTGTCGTGATGGGAACAGTTGCGATCCTGCTCGCGTCAGCCGCGACCAGCATCCATGCTGGTGAACTTGACGGAGATTGGGCGCGCGGCGATGGCAACGCCAAAGTCCGCATTGCTCCTTGCGGCGAAAATATCTGTGCCACCAACACCTGGATCAAGCCAGGAACACCTCGTGAAAAAGCAGGCGACCAGCTCATTATGGATATCAAGCCGGATGCCGCAGGCGGATATTCGGGAACTGCCTTCGATCCCCAGCGCGATAAATCCTACCGGCTATCCATCACCATTTCAGGAAACAGCATGACGACAAAGGGCTGCATTGTCGCAGGACTTCTTTGCAAAGGGATCAATTGGACACGGATCGACTGA
- a CDS encoding DUF2177 family protein, which produces MKTALVAYVSTLIAFLVIDFIWLSAMASRLYRPAIGDLLADTFRVGPAIAFYLIYAAGLAFLAVKPALVSGQWNTALLYGAIVGFMAYATYDLTNQATLKSWSTTLTLADLAWGTFVSAAAATISYLITMRLAAPDTTPAGL; this is translated from the coding sequence ATGAAAACCGCTCTCGTAGCTTACGTGTCGACACTCATCGCCTTTCTGGTGATTGATTTCATCTGGCTTAGTGCCATGGCATCAAGGCTATACCGCCCGGCGATCGGCGACCTTTTGGCTGACACCTTCAGGGTCGGTCCGGCGATCGCATTTTATTTGATCTACGCCGCAGGCCTTGCTTTTCTCGCGGTAAAACCGGCGCTGGTTTCAGGGCAGTGGAATACTGCCTTGCTTTACGGCGCCATTGTCGGGTTCATGGCCTATGCCACGTATGATTTGACCAATCAGGCAACGCTGAAAAGCTGGTCAACGACACTCACCCTCGCCGATCTGGCATGGGGAACGTTTGTCTCGGCAGCAGCTGCCACGATTTCCTATCTCATCACCATGCGCCTGGCCGCTCCAGATACAACTCCGGCAGGTCTATGA
- a CDS encoding sigma-70 family RNA polymerase sigma factor yields the protein MQGNEIATLINRVGMGDRAAFASLYRATSPRLFAICLKILRDKTDAEEALQEIYIKVWQRAKTFAVSAGTATTWLATIARNHAIDTIRARKPEADDIDEAYDLADDSIRSPEQQVVLADEGRRIDDCMRQLDTTHAQAVRRAYVEGLSYLELADELRVPLNTVRTWLRRSLLKLRECMQR from the coding sequence ATGCAGGGTAATGAGATCGCTACTCTTATCAACCGCGTCGGGATGGGCGATCGCGCAGCATTCGCGTCACTCTATCGAGCCACCAGTCCTCGGCTCTTTGCAATCTGCTTGAAAATCCTGCGCGACAAAACAGATGCTGAAGAGGCTCTCCAGGAGATATATATCAAGGTGTGGCAGCGTGCCAAAACCTTCGCCGTCAGCGCCGGGACAGCTACAACCTGGCTGGCGACAATTGCGCGCAATCACGCGATAGACACGATAAGGGCGCGTAAACCTGAGGCCGACGACATCGATGAGGCCTACGATCTGGCAGACGATAGCATTCGCTCGCCCGAGCAACAGGTTGTTCTTGCGGATGAAGGGCGAAGGATTGACGATTGCATGCGGCAGCTGGACACCACACATGCGCAAGCCGTACGCCGCGCCTATGTCGAAGGATTGAGTTATCTCGAGCTTGCCGACGAATTACGGGTCCCGTTGAACACCGTCAGAACATGGCTGAGACGTAGCCTCCTTAAACTGAGGGAGTGCATGCAGCGATGA